A stretch of Microtus pennsylvanicus isolate mMicPen1 chromosome 5, mMicPen1.hap1, whole genome shotgun sequence DNA encodes these proteins:
- the LOC142850072 gene encoding uncharacterized protein LOC142850072 — translation MSVEKEIPFKLPHPGPKVRGKQFRKPRGRSKARARGARSKAHVHKRSQPEPYCKKAPVREKEKVWTPWNGLIVIGKRVELLDRNLQKSKVWDAKLESENWRLEDVGKKISKERSGLHQEKVDTKLLNSVEKTSQAPAKLEDDIPEEIWGQQEDRPKAGAVSKSAEMTAEPEERLKSKDKMRTSGGDSRSRGDQLRQNEEVESSGENLVHKREKRVSLGEKVVGRGEKRSVVEKMDSREKRGSIREKVSDSGEKRGSIREKVSDSGEKRGSIRKKTSDSGEKRGSIREKVSDSGEKRGSIREKVLDSGEKRGSIREKVSDSGEKRGSIRKKTSDSGEKRGSIREKVSDSGEKRGSIRKKASDSGERRGSSKEKAKSSDEKLRLKSSSSGGEKPRTGDKNLRSTEDKLESNTEEAQYDEMEPEEHSRAGNTSEEDLERVINITGDESVMEEMSLELQIPESPEGGDEQEGAEKAGQSDSFVLDNMEDPAYESVPIEEKDEIREGSRESGG, via the coding sequence ATGTCTGTGGAGAAAGAGATTCCATTCAAGTTGCCACACCCGGGCCCGAAAGTACGGGGTAAGCAGTTTAGGAAGCCGCGGGGCCGTAGTAAGGCCCGGGCCCGGGGCGCCCGGAGCAAGGCCCACGTCCACAAGCGATCGCAACCCGAGCCGTACTGCAAAAAGGCGCCAGTGCGAGAGAAAGAGAAGGTGTGGACCCCCTGGAATGGACTAATCGTGATTGGGAAGAGAGTGGAACTCTTGGACAGAAACCTGCAAAAGTCTAAAGTGTGGGACGCAAAGTTGGAATCTGAGAACTGGAGGCTGGAAGACGTGGGGAAGAAGATCTCTAAAGAGAGATCGGGCCTGCATCAGGAGAAGGTGGACACGAAGCTCTTGAACAGTGTAGAAAAGACGTCACAGGCTCCAGCAAAGTTGGAGGATGATATCCCGGAGGAGATTTGGGGACAGCAAGAGGACAGACCCAAAGCTGGAGCTGTATCTAAGAGTGCAGAGATGACAGCAGAGCCTGAAGAAAGATTGAAGTCTAAGGACAAGATGAGAACCAGTGGAGGGGACTCGAGATCCAGAGGGGATCAGCTAAGGCAGAATGAGGAAGTGGAGTCAAGTGGAGAGAACTTGGTGCACAAGAGAGAGAAACGGGTGTCCTTGGGAGAGAAGGTGGTGGGCAGGGGAGAGAAGCGGTCTGTTGTAGAGAAAATGGACAGTAGAGAGAAACGGGGGTCCATCAGAGAGAAGGTGTCAGACAGTGGCGAGAAGCGGGGGTCCATCAGAGAGAAGGTGTCGGACAGTGGTGAGAAACGGGGGTCCATCAGAAAAAAGACGTCCGACAGTGGAGAGAAACGCGGGTCCATAAGAGAGAAGGTGTCAGACAGTGGCGAGAAACGGGGGTCCATCAGAGAGAAGGTGTTGGACAGTGGCGAGAAACGGGGGTCCATCAGAGAGAAGGTGTCGGACAGTGGTGAGAAACGGGGGTCCATCAGAAAAAAGACGTCCGACAGTGGAGAGAAACGCGGGTCCATAAGAGAGAAGGTGTCAGACAGTGGAGAGAAACGCGGGTCCATCAGAAAAAAGGCATCCGACAGTGGAGAGAGGCGGGGGTCCTCCAAAGAGAAGGCGAAGTCAAGTGATGAGAAGCTGAGATTGAAATCAAGTTCCAGTGGAGGAGAGAAGCCGAGGACTGGTGATAAGAACCTGAGATCCACGGAAGATAAACTGGAGTCAAATACTGAGGAAGCACAGTACGATGAGATGGAACCGGAAGAGCATTCAAGAGCGGGAAATACAAGCGAAGAGGACCTTGAGAGAGTGATAAATATTACTGGTGATGAAAGTGTGATGGAAGAGATGAGTCTGGAACTACAAATTCCTGAAAGTCCGGAAGGCGGAGATGAACAAGAAGGAGCAGAGAAAGCGGGGCAGAGTGACAGTTTTGTCTTGGATAACATGGAAGATCCCGCCTATGAATCTGTTCCTATAGAAGAGAAAGACGAGATTAGAGAAGGCTCCAGGGAATCAGGTGGatga